A window of Magallana gigas chromosome 8, xbMagGiga1.1, whole genome shotgun sequence genomic DNA:
AGAAAGTAAAACGTTAAACACTGCACGTTTGTATAACCTAAATTATACGTCTATCATGTTTCTTTTATCGTTATCAACTTGtactcttttataaaaaatgcatttcacGCCTATCCGGAAACCAAAAGTTGATTGCAATGCCCACTGTTTCCGATAACACGAATACAGTTGAATTTTTGTTAAACCATAACTTGCTtatgcattatttaaaaaataaacatcccAGTGCTCGACAAAACTTTTTGGCTACTccaaaccaaaatattttaaatatacacaACAAGTTTCTCTCCTTTATGAACTGTTTTAAAAGAGAGCAATTTGTCGGGTAATTTCTCGAGGACTTTTCAAGGAACGTTGGACTTGTTGGACATAAAAGCTTACAGAAAAGGGTTTCAATTTTGAGGACATTGACAAGCAGTAATGGTTATCTGACCTCGAATTCCACTTAACAAGTCCCGACATTCAATAGGACGCCCCGTAAGATTATTCATTTTCTAAGcaaatttatttagtataatTCATGTATAGTAATTAATACCTTTCCGTCTTTGGTTGCTCTACCATAATTTTTGGCAAGATTCTGTATCATTATCGTGGTAACAACTACCGTATTTTTGTAACCAAAACTTAAAATTAATGTCTGATATGACAGTaacatgaacatgtacatgtatatggttttCACATAGAGGATTCAATATTTTAAGAAGTATTGTAGAAATACATGCATAAGTATTGCgttataattcaaaaaatatcttcTATTTTGAATCTCATTTAAGCGTTTTCACCAAACTGAACTTTAAATATGTACTTTTTCCATTTTATCTTTTTCCCACTTATCTCAGGAATTCTCAAAGTTTTGGATCAATCTGCTATTCTCCAATGAACTGACATCATGCTAAAATATATATCCCTATAGCTAGTTACGCATAGGGACAAAAACATTTCAATTGCAAAGATGAATGTCAACTTATATAATGTGCAACGGTTCATATCTTTACATAGTGTGGTGAAATATTCTGACGACACCATTTTTTGGTCTAGTTTCCAGTATGAAGTCTGCTAGCGTGATGATTCTAGTTTTGATGACGTCAGTCTATGCCTCTCCAATACAGCGAAGAGAGCTTGAGGAAATGGCAAGTAAGTCCAAGCTTCAGTTGGTCGCAGAAAACGCATTCTCCCACATAATTCTTACACCTTCAACCAAGTTTGTTGCTTAGATTATCGATCAGTTGTGGTTCTCTATTCCAAAACTCAGCAGAAAATAgttcaaacaaaattaatgaggctccaaaaaaaattctaggaAGTTTGATATGCAATAAATTtccccgttttttttttttggtagctTTTTTACGTGTTTGTTCACTGTTCATGATTTCCTTTCAGCACACACCACCGTGAAACCCGATTACAACGCCATATTGCATCAGCTAGGGGAATACTTCAAAGGTAGAGACCTCCACACGAGGCAGTTGGTACCCGTTGCCGGGGACTCCGACGTTGCTAGGGACGACATTCTTCACGAGTTGGGCGAGTACTGGAAGGGGCGCATAGCGGCACTTAGCGCAGTCTTGTCACAACATAGCACCCAACAACACATTAACTTGTTCTCCCAGTTActgaataatttgaaataaacagtttgatcaaatttttaaatatcggTTTTAGGGTTGTTTTCTGCATGATCGAAAAgtgacaaaaaagaaaaactgacAATTTTTAGcttagtggttttttttttaaaacatatttctattcTTCGGTCTTTTTCTCTTTATCTATTTTTACCAGCCCCTAAAATTGTAAATGCAATAAATTTCTTCATAAAGGGTTGGATGGTCATGGCAACTCATGCACTATATCAATCTGCTTTAAATAAGGATTTCTAGTTAAATTAAAGttgaaatatttagattttttattgacttaataaaagtttatagtttatttattcATCCGGCCTCCTAAAGCCAATGACTTTTTCTAGTCAAGGTACTATCCATCTGAAAGCTATTTGAAAATGATGCAGAAGATTGGTACGACCAGGGAGTTTTGTGAATGGCGTCGTTACTATAGAAACTGACCAAGAGGATTTTCAAGGATGTCGAAAGGAAAGCAAATTAAACTAAATCTTCTTctctccttttttaaaaatataagcttTATAATCTTGGATTCCCTTGACTTTCATCACTTGCATATAGCAACCATGCATTAGTTTCTGTGTGGTTTTTCAATGTTCAAAGTCTAATCAATCAACCTTTACGTCATAACAAATGATAATCAAAAAGTGTACGATAATTCTTCAGACCAATGTTTTGTTTCCTTATCGTACTTCTGCACGACCCAGTGCCTTGATCATTAGGGTTCATATCTGACGCAATTTTACTAATATTCCTCACGAAAGCCTGACCACGATCAGGTAGCAGGATCAATCCGTCTGAGACCGTCTGAAAGTTTTGTTATTATCAAAGTCAAACTTCATAGGCCCCTAGGGTTGAATACTATTTCAATATCAATGTGTCCACTACAATCAAATCAACTAACATATCAAAGGTGTTGTCTACTCTTTACTCTTTACATATTTAATGAGACAGAGACTTGaaagaatttttgttttaagataGTATATACCAGTATCTTTATGGTATATCGGTATCTGTATGGTTATTCGGTATCTGTATGGTATATCGGTTTCTGTATGGTACATCGGTATCTGTATGGTTCATCGGAATCTGCATGGTACATCGGTATCTGTATGGTATACCGGTATCTGTATGGTATACCGGTATCTGTTTAGTATATCGGTATCTGTTTGGTAGATATCGGTATCTGTATGGTAGATATCGGTATCTGTATGGTATATCGGTATCTTATGGTATATCGGTATCTGGTATATATCAGTATCTGTATGGTAGATATTGGTATCTGTATGGTATATATCGGTATCTGTATGGTATATATCGGGATCTGTATGGTATACCGGTATCTGTATGGTATATCGGTATCTGTATGGTATATCGGGATCTGTGTGGTATGTTGGTATCTGTATGTTATATCGGTATCTGAATGGTATACCGGTATCTGCATAGTATACTGGAATCTGAATGGAATACCGATATTTGTATGGTATATCGGTATTTGTATGGTATATCGGTATCTTTGTTATATCGGTATATGTATGGTATTTCGGTATCTGTATGGTTTACCGGTATCTGAATGGTATATCGGTATCGGTAACTGTATAGTATATTGGTTTCTGTATGGTATATCGGTATCTGTATGGTATATCGGTATCTGTATGAATTATCGGTATCTGTATGGTATTCCAGTATCTGTGTGGTACATCGGTATCTGTATGGTATATATCGGTATCTGTATGGTATATATCGGTATCTGTATGGTGTATCGGTAACTGTATGGTGTATCGGTAACTGTATGGTGTATCGGTAACTGTATGGTATTCCGGTATCTGTATGATATATCGGTATCTGTATGGTATTCCAGTATATGTGTGGTACATCGGTATCTGTATGGTATATATCGGTATCTGTATGGTGTATCGGTAACTGTTTGGTGTATCGGTAACTGTATGGTATACCGATATCTGTATGTTATATCGGTATCTGAATAGTATATCGGTATTTGTATGGTATACCGGTATCTGTGTGGTATATCGGTATTTGTATGGTATACCGGTATCTGTGTGGTATATCGGTATCTGTATGTTATATCGGTATCTGTGTGGTATATCGGTATCTGTATGATATATCGGTATCTGTATGGTATATATGTATCTGTATGGTATATCGGTAACTGTATGGTATCCCAGTATCTGTTTGGTACATCGGTATCTGTATGGTATATATCGGTATCTGTATGGTATATATGTGTCTGTATGGTATATCGGTAACTGTATGGTATATCGGTAACTGTATGGTATTCCTGTATATGTATGGTATATACAGGTATCTGTAtggtataccggtatatgtatgATATATACCGGTATCTGTATGGTATATCAGTATTATTATGGTATATCGGTATCTGTATGGTACATCGTATTCAGTTTCCTTACTGCATCATTTTAAAAGTCCTTAGCTCCAGTTTGTAGTCATATACAATCAATTCATCGATTTACCTTTATCTCAGTACAGAAATAAAGTGGAAATCAAGATAGagctaaaaatttaattatgaaattaaataaatatatacattctgTACAATAGAAGTGATCAGTATCATGTTATCGATAAGCCCACACTCGGtggtaatatacatgtactatataccTGTACGGAAAACACGTCAAGATTTTTCtaggtttattattttttttaaaattcaaacttgtTAATACAAGAATTAGATATaagattgtttaaataaattaaagaataaaaaaatcattaaaaaagtaataagaatatatataacaaattcacTCTGgttttgaagtacatgtataccgtacaaaaataaattacttcATTCACTGGCACAATGATTCCCAGACAACAAGGACAAGGCCTTTGCCAACAATATTGTGACTACAACTGTATTTCACttttctaaatcattttttattcatcatGTTCGATTTCGAAAACGTCCCTTTTCTGACAAATAATGTAATCGACGTTGggctatttttatacaataaattcataaataattcataaatctTTATCGCTGCAGCAAAATGTGCTCTTCACCAAACATACTctcattcaaaatacatgtatcacgcATTTCTATTACATCAAGTTTTACATCAATCGatacacattttaattgttcaaaagGCTACATATAGAGAGCGCACTTATTTCCCTTGCCCTATCTGAttataacaataataatacctCCAACGGTGCAAtatgttttaggtattaaaatCATATCTGTTTTTCAGTAGTCAGATAGCTAAAAGTGAGATATATCAACAAAAGCTTAAGGAAAGCCATTTATTCCGAAAAGAACTTGATGACGTAGTCCTCGATTGATATGCCTCTGATTATGATAtcataatattaatttgaatatCGATAAACTAACCAATACTTTCGAGGTTTCTTCCATCTTTTCTTATTGTGCAAATTTTCTTGCAAGGAGACCTGTGGAACAGTGTTTTATCATATCTAGCTATTTGACGTCCaataatgacgtcatatcgtaagTCTAATGTAATCTAAAACCCCTTCAAAAATGGCGGAAAAGCAGAGATTTCTGATCCTGTTCGAAGAGTCATCTCGACACTGACCAGATCAGGGTTGTATGTACCGAATACCGGATAAAGCGCCTCCGTGAAGTCGATTCCAGTAAACGTGTGCAGTTTCTTCTGCTTTCCAACGTCTGCAATTGTCCACTTCCTTCGTCTTGTGTCCACCAACAAACCGTAGGTAAGATCCACCGTGATTCCCGCTGTGTTATCAGACAGTGGAACGTAGGTCAAGAGGTCACGGTTGTGCCAGAACTCGTGGGCCAATTTGCCGTCTTCTGGGTATCTTGCAACGTAGCAGGATCGCGCATGCTCATGGCGCTCCACTGTGTGATGGGTGTCAATAATATCCTTACGACAAATACCCAGTTCATAGACTAGCCAGGTTTGCTCCAGGGGCTGATAAATAGTAAAGGAGACGTCGACTTCATAGTAATATTTCCCAAGTTCCTTGAAGGGAAAATTACCTACAATTCCCTTGTAGTTTTGGAATTGTTTTTCCGCGGTTCCGGAACTGCTTGGTTTACCAGTCTTCCGATTTCGTAAGATTTTGCCATCCAGGGAGACTTCACGCTCGTTATGAATAGTCAGGACATCAAATGTGAAATCCGGACCTGTAACACAGTGAAATAGGAAGTATACTACATGCGGTGTGACCTATTGATTTTCATATCGACATACATCAAGTTTTTGGTATTTGATAACACTCGTCAGACTAgaacacaaaatgtaaaaattatctCAATTGATCcacaaacaaacacaaaacttACAAACAATATCCCCATACACGACACCAGGTAAGTTCTTCAGTTCTGAAACATAAACTTTCGATTAGTCTTTCAATCAACCTTCAATTTCAACTTGAGCCCCTGATCAAGAAATCCCACGGCTACTAGTATGTGTCTGATATGACGCCAATATCGATAAATCATTACTCAGCGACAAGATATGACGATATTGAACACgtttgaataaaaacatttttaggtTGTTCAATATACAGTACGACAAGCTTATAGTGAAGTGTTATGCAAGGACGAACATTTTAAATTCGTTCTATGAAATACGTTTATAAAACTGAATTTACTGTAAGTTTGAGAAATTCATTGAAAGCGTGTTCGTTGTAACTGTGTTTTACTTACAATGTATCTATCGGGGTTGTAGCATGACCATACTACAGGATAATTACTCGTACCTTTCTTGCTTACCAAACTTTTCCCATActctttaatttcaacttaccAGGCGGCATGGTAGTGGGAGTCTTTGGGGAGATGGGAGAGGTGACGGGCTGGAACGGTCGGTCCGGACTCAACTGTTGGAAGGACTCCCGATTGGCCTGGGCTGTCTTCTCTGTAAAAGAATCCCGCTGAATCAACATTTACTAAATAAattcttaattcttttttagaAAACCTTACATTTGGTTTTAAAACAGCAGTAGTGTATGATCTCTTTTATCTGTCACATACCAGATTTCTTCATCGGCAACTCCCCTCTCATTTCTAGATTTCCTGTTTAAAAGGTTGACAGACGTGTTAGTATAAAACGTTGAAGATTAGTAAGACAGTAAATGAAAGATTAACAGTAAAAGGAGAAAGAAACGAAACGTGAAATAATCTTTGAAATATGACAACATGATTtgattatatgtatatttatgttaGTCTTCTACGTATACAAGTATAGGAAAAACGCTAAGTCTAATATTCAAAACTCGAAAGAGAAAATCTGgaatattttatacaaacatGCAGAAACTGCAATTTGCAACAAAGGATAGAGTACATGCACATGGGGCGGAACTACTTACGCAAAAAGTCCCCCAAACCTAATGGTTGAGATGGTTCCAATTTTAATGGGGAAGGACGTGGTTTCTTTTCAGTGACGTCAGCAGTCACGTGATCATCAGGTGCTATGAATTTGATTGAAACCACAATAAAAGCGAGAAGCATTATTGTATAAATTTCTGTCTAACATAATGCAGGTAGAAATATAATGTTACCACACCAAATAAGGCAAAACCAGAGATGAAAAAATAGATCTGAATATATGCATCATAGAAGATCTGATAGTTTTGCAAATAAGCTCATAATATTCGATGCGCCGCTTACAAGATTATGGAAGTAGgtgtgaagattttaaattatttttaatattttacagaGAACGTAATTAGAGTTGTATTTATCTTATACTTCAGTAAGAAAAGCCCAGGTTAAAATTACAAAAGTTTCAACTTATCTGATACACCTTAAGGATTTCAATTCATTTCCGCTagcaatgttttagtttgaTATTAACATCAAATAAGTTAATGATTACAATGTCTGCATCTTTGGTGAATAATGGCGTAATGAAACAGAGAGTGAAAGAAACCAATATCAAGTCTATTGCACTGCACGAAGAAACAATCAATCATAATGGCTCATCCACCTAGGGTTAGTAATCATCTAGTTCATGTCCCACAAACGTAAACTACCCCAACCCACATTCCAGAAGACTAAATGTAACACACACCATCTGTCACACAAATTACATTACTTTGGTATTATTTCATGATTGAACCATATTTCAAACAATATGGTAAAAATTGATCTTTCACGGGGCGCAATTGAGAAATACTCCAAACATATGTGGAAAAGTTGAGTCATCACACTAAATAAGTTTCTATTGCACGCATTTCGTTTTACAACTAAGTCCctgataccaaaaaaaaaaccgagaATGAACTGCATTGGCTAGATTTAATACAAAGCATTCCCTTTCTCTGTGACTTTTCATTTCTAGCACGTGACTTACGTTTCGCTTTGCTGAAGAAAGATGTTTTCTCTTCTGCCGGGGTTTTGGGCATGCCATTCATCATGGCTACCGTGCTCATGTTTTTCTTCTCTTCCAACGGCGCGGGAAGACTGGTTTGTCTCTGAACTGGTTCTCTGATCGGTGTTGCTGCTGCTGCTGGAATGCTCATCTGTCGACTCACCGCAATCGAATCGCCGACTCGCTTGACAGACTGAGGAGTTGTTGGGGTGACAGAGGTGGTATTTCTTGGAGCTTCGCTAGGTGGCGTTCTAGCTGGTGAGCGCGAGAGTTCCTGGTTTATCGGCGAGGTATATTCGGACCTGCCAGACTTCATTGGTCCGGTGTCAGAGTGCCCGTTATGTAGCGTGCTCTGTGGAATTGGACTTTCTCTAGAAGAGACGTTTCCTATACCGTTAATCAACTGCACAAAAGAATCGTCACTGACCCCTCGCAAAAATCTTAGTGCAACATCGTCTTTTGCCGGAATTGACACGTTCACATTTTTTAGCTCAAGTATTCTTCTCAGTATCACGTTTTTAAGGTTAAGGAACTCTGTTGCTGTGGTATAAAGCAGAACGCGATTAGTAAAGTCTGTGGCAGTTTTAACGTCAGTGGTATAAGACTTCAACGTCTTGACTTTTTCTTGAAGATCTCGCTTTTTCACTTGACAGTGGTTTTGAACTTCCATCTGCAGTTGATATCTTCGCTCGTTAAGAATCTTCTGGTATTTATCGAAGATGGTATCAATTTCCTGACTGATGTCGGTTTCTGTAGCCGCCAGTTCGTCTACGACCTTCTCCAACTGGTCCACAGCTTCCGACATGGGCGTACCACGAGCGTTGATCTCGCGAATAACGCTTTGTACGACAGTCTTGGAATCTTCGTACACATCGCTCAGATTCCGAATGAGGTGACCGTTGGTTTGGTTATGGTCGCAGACGGCACACAGCGTGCAGATGGGAATATCACATCCTCGTCTGTCGCAGTAGAACGTGAAGACTTGCTCCTCGTGCCCCGGTTTGTTGCACGTGTCTTTTCGGTGGAATTCATTAAGTCCCGATTCTTTCAGTTCACTGACGGGAACTACCAAGTGTTTGCGGGTGATGGCAGTTCTCTTGTGGGCAGTAGTGCACTCTGGACACATGAAGGTGAAACATTCCTTGCAGAAGGAAGAAGCAGACGATTGGTCTGGACAGTCCGTGCATTGTATGTCTGTTGGTTTCCGTTGGATGCGGACGAAGTCCAGGTAATTTCGACATGCCGTGTCAAGAGGTAGTTCCTTGCAGGGATCACTGGAAATTTCGGTTTGGGAGTGGCAATCCGGACAAAAGATTTGTTTTCCACTGACGATTCTCTCTAGACAAGAAGAACAGCAGGTGTGAAGGCAAGACAAGACGTGCGGATGTCGTCTGCTTTCATCAAATTCATTATGGCACTGGATACAGTTGGTAAACGCCGTGTTTTCCATATTACCTGCAGAAAAAGAGTGTAGTTTGTTGAATGTTAAATTCTTTTTAATCTGGAGTTGAATTAAAGCCAATTTCTTTTCTTACATATCAAGTCGCTTGAAGCGGTAAATGTTCAATGGTATTTTATCCAGGCAGTTTAAAGCCTGAATCTATGTTTGgtcaaaaaaatgataaaatctattgagcttgtttaaaacatatcacATTCTTTAGATATACAAAGTACTCAATCAATTGATAAAGTTTATCGATGCTTAACTCTTAGATGTGATTAACACAATATGAAAAGTAAAGCAAACACATGGCGGAAAAGTCTTCAAACGGTCTCTAAGCTACCTTAACTCGAGTAAAGTTTGGCCGGTGGTATATTTATAcgtttaattgatttaatttatgGAATGTATAGTCCTATTGAAGTAGTTATATTATACGGGCGACGTTGTCCTCTTTTACACCAAATAAGGAGACCTTGTTGACCCATTATTTACAAGAGATGTTAAGAAAGATTGAGCATCGATCATTGTGGGGGGTTTAAAAAGATCATTGTGAAAGATGACAAAAGGAATATTTGTATGAATTACTAcattcgcccccccccccctctttctCTCCCAGCATTTACTTTTGATATAGAACTCCTTAATCGTAacagttatatatacatgtatactagtatgcataaacatttatttcataatttaggTCGGAGTATAATTTGTTTTCGAGTATTAttgaattgtgtttttattttgctttggatttttttaatttttagatatatatatcGAAGATTCAATGCAGGTTATTCTCatcagatcttttttttttataaagattgaaattTTAGGATATCGAGAAAATGAAGTATAGTGTATCagcattcattttaaaacaagttcCCTTAATGCAATAGAGTAGTTCATGATGATGCGTATTAAGTAATATGAGTTGGCCGCTCagttgtaaaataaagaaaaactagTACTGTATTCAAATCTTGTTCTGTATTTATTGGCCAAAGATACTGTTTGATTTCAAAACAATGAGTAAATTCCGATGTATATATAAACGAGAAACATGTCTGAACAAATTCACGCGCGATCCTACTTACTCTACCGATAAATTCTTCATTTAAATTAGATAAGCAAaatcgtttttatttgatatcattaaAGACTTTGTATGTTCACTGCAATAAAATACTTGGGTAATCTTCACACAATACTTCCTTACCCCCAAAAGACTAGAAACTGTCAATCCAAAATGTGACTATTCGCTGACAGATctgattataatatttaaatgtcTCTTATGCAGCTAACAAAAGGTGCACAGGAATTTGATACTTACAAgtgcaaaattttgaaaatttctcttcCAGAAGATTCACGCCATCACAAATCAGAAGTCGTTCGGCTTTCTACACGCCGACGTGCACTGATTTGCAGAAAATAACTTCCAAGTCGGTCACAGATTGAGGTGTAACCcagtagtaatttttttttcaatgggttAGCAGGTATTTAAATCTGCAGACGTATGGCGCGGTCCTTTAAATCCTGTGTATACTCAATAAAAACCAATTatgaatacacatgtatatacagggGAAGCTTCCAATCTCCGAGGCAAGATCAACAGCTTAATTATTAAGTAGCGATTACGATTGCATGTTCCTTCTCAATGCGAAGAAATGTGATCAATTAAGTAAATATATTCCCTATATATCAATTCTATTATCATGTAGTCAACAGacatttaacatgtttattCTCTAATCGTTGATTTATTGTCATCGAATGAAGACTTATGCTCTGTTCTTttcatggagagagagagagagagagagagagagagagagatacagaCTGAcagagacacagagagagacacagacagacagacacacaaacCTGTATTTTCATTTATAGGAATCAAACGGGGCTAACTCGCGATCTCTTCtttagattattttttatttcaataaagtttatataattaaaagttttagaCAATCTCTGTAAACCGGGGTGATGGGGGCGCTTTGTTTGCAAAGATTGATATTATAGACTTAATGAGatggtttttttaatgattttgttttcttttgctgGTAAGAATTTGGATTAGTCTGCCATCCCAACCCCCactatttcaatttttctttcctTAGCCGCCTATGGCATTAATGGATGATtttagaaaaattcaaatatattaaaactgaaatatttggaatttttctttattagataatgttaatgacaaaaattattattctCAAAAATTTTAGGTAAATCTGATAGGAAATTAGCCTCCGCACTTCATCTAATGCTCCTTTGATTTACTGCTATAGTAAGTCACTGCTACTTCTCCTAAATAGTGTTAAACGTTTgattattcaaagcggagacataaatatgtcatttatgtctctgttcaaagaaatcaatgtaATTATGAAGAAGTTCTTTTCGATCGGGTTCGAGGTTTGAAACCTTAAAATCACGTGGTTAAATTGCGGGAAGAATGAAAATACTTGTCAGTTGTatgaaatgtacatattttaacGTTTGAACGTCAACGGGCCATATTATCATTATAACCAGTACATAAGTAATGTAAGTATTAATGATAAACAGATTATTCAGTTTGTCTCAATTTTAAACAGTCGATCAgtattttggtttaaaataagaaagaaaagtcATAGTGTAAAAACTAATGAAATCCTCTTGTTGCTTTACTTGATAAACAAATGCAGGTTGGGACCAATGAAGCTTTCGTGACTTAGGTGTCCACTTACTCCTAATATTAAAGTGCTATCTGAATCATGTTTGTTAagcttttaattttgtttaaatttttaatattttgagtaTCGTTTTCATCACGAATTTCCTTCATCACCTGTCAAAATATTCAACAAGGCAATTGTGAGCAGTGGAAGTACCAAGCAAAATCAGACTTTATACACGTAACCTGTCAACCTGGCCTACTGCTTGGGAGGTTGATCCCTGAGTAGGTCACACACATAGGATTAATCTCAGAAAGTGTAGGTCTATACAGGGACACATATATACCTCCCTGGTCCACAAAAGAACTTGATCAACAAATTAATGGATTACTGTATActgggaaatattcgcccccgttttatttttgcccttgTTGTCAGCGGCCGAATTTAAGACTTGACAAATACGAATGTTCCAAGTTTTCTCTTTAGTACACAATCTtgtctgggcgaatttaagacagGGCAAAACCATTTGCAAGCGCAGAAGGTCGAATATAACCCTGAACACAGTATATATAAATCTATAACAAAAGATACCAAGTGATATTGCAATGTAAAATTATATCACATTTTGGAATTTTGTCGATTATTGAGCTATTGTTATTGTATAGCTGTTTTAACCACTTTGGGTGGTTGGTCCCAACCTCCTAAAATGAGATTGatctttgctttttttttttcttagaaatTAAAGTCTATAAAAATGGCACa
This region includes:
- the LOC105340780 gene encoding uncharacterized protein isoform X1, whose translation is MENTAFTNCIQCHNEFDESRRHPHVLSCLHTCCSSCLERIVSGKQIFCPDCHSQTEISSDPCKELPLDTACRNYLDFVRIQRKPTDIQCTDCPDQSSASSFCKECFTFMCPECTTAHKRTAITRKHLVVPVSELKESGLNEFHRKDTCNKPGHEEQVFTFYCDRRGCDIPICTLCAVCDHNQTNGHLIRNLSDVYEDSKTVVQSVIREINARGTPMSEAVDQLEKVVDELAATETDISQEIDTIFDKYQKILNERRYQLQMEVQNHCQVKKRDLQEKVKTLKSYTTDVKTATDFTNRVLLYTTATEFLNLKNVILRRILELKNVNVSIPAKDDVALRFLRGVSDDSFVQLINGIGNVSSRESPIPQSTLHNGHSDTGPMKSGRSEYTSPINQELSRSPARTPPSEAPRNTTSVTPTTPQSVKRVGDSIAVSRQMSIPAAAATPIREPVQRQTSLPAPLEEKKNMSTVAMMNGMPKTPAEEKTSFFSKAKPPDDHVTADVTEKKPRPSPLKLEPSQPLGLGDFLRNLEMRGELPMKKSEKTAQANRESFQQLSPDRPFQPVTSPISPKTPTTMPPELKNLPGVVYGDIVCPDFTFDVLTIHNEREVSLDGKILRNRKTGKPSSSGTAEKQFQNYKGIVGNFPFKELGKYYYEVDVSFTIYQPLEQTWLVYELGICRKDIIDTHHTVERHEHARSCYVARYPEDGKLAHEFWHNRDLLTYVPLSDNTAGITVDLTYGLLVDTRRRKWTIADVGKQKKLHTFTGIDFTEALYPVFGTYNPDLVSVEMTLRTGSEISAFPPFLKGF
- the LOC105340780 gene encoding uncharacterized protein isoform X2, which produces MENTAFTNCIQCHNEFDESRRHPHVLSCLHTCCSSCLERIVSGKQIFCPDCHSQTEISSDPCKELPLDTACRNYLDFVRIQRKPTDIQCTDCPDQSSASSFCKECFTFMCPECTTAHKRTAITRKHLVVPVSELKESGLNEFHRKDTCNKPGHEEQVFTFYCDRRGCDIPICTLCAVCDHNQTNGHLIRNLSDVYEDSKTVVQSVIREINARGTPMSEAVDQLEKVVDELAATETDISQEIDTIFDKYQKILNERRYQLQMEVQNHCQVKKRDLQEKVKTLKSYTTDVKTATDFTNRVLLYTTATEFLNLKNVILRRILELKNVNVSIPAKDDVALRFLRGVSDDSFVQLINGIGNVSSRESPIPQSTLHNGHSDTGPMKSGRSEYTSPINQELSRSPARTPPSEAPRNTTSVTPTTPQSVKRVGDSIAVSRQMSIPAAAATPIREPVQRQTSLPAPLEEKKNMSTVAMMNGMPKTPAEEKTSFFSKAKPPDDHVTADVTEKKPRPSPLKLEPSQPLGLGDFLQKTAQANRESFQQLSPDRPFQPVTSPISPKTPTTMPPELKNLPGVVYGDIVCPDFTFDVLTIHNEREVSLDGKILRNRKTGKPSSSGTAEKQFQNYKGIVGNFPFKELGKYYYEVDVSFTIYQPLEQTWLVYELGICRKDIIDTHHTVERHEHARSCYVARYPEDGKLAHEFWHNRDLLTYVPLSDNTAGITVDLTYGLLVDTRRRKWTIADVGKQKKLHTFTGIDFTEALYPVFGTYNPDLVSVEMTLRTGSEISAFPPFLKGF
- the LOC105340780 gene encoding E3 ubiquitin-protein ligase TRIM33 isoform X3; this translates as MENTAFTNCIQCHNEFDESRRHPHVLSCLHTCCSSCLERIVSGKQIFCPDCHSQTEISSDPCKELPLDTACRNYLDFVRIQRKPTDIQCTDCPDQSSASSFCKECFTFMCPECTTAHKRTAITRKHLVVPVSELKESGLNEFHRKDTCNKPGHEEQVFTFYCDRRGCDIPICTLCAVCDHNQTNGHLIRNLSDVYEDSKTVVQSVIREINARGTPMSEAVDQLEKVVDELAATETDISQEIDTIFDKYQKILNERRYQLQMEVQNHCQVKKRDLQEKVKTLKSYTTDVKTATDFTNRVLLYTTATEFLNLKNVILRRILELKNVNVSIPAKDDVALRFLRGVSDDSFVQLINGIGNVSSRESPIPQSTLHNGHSDTGPMKSGRSEYTSPINQELSRSPARTPPSEAPRNTTSVTPTTPQSVKRVGDSIAVSRQMSIPAAAATPIREPVQRQTSLPAPLEEKKNMSTVAMMNGMPKTPAEEKTSFFSKAKQKTAQANRESFQQLSPDRPFQPVTSPISPKTPTTMPPELKNLPGVVYGDIVCPDFTFDVLTIHNEREVSLDGKILRNRKTGKPSSSGTAEKQFQNYKGIVGNFPFKELGKYYYEVDVSFTIYQPLEQTWLVYELGICRKDIIDTHHTVERHEHARSCYVARYPEDGKLAHEFWHNRDLLTYVPLSDNTAGITVDLTYGLLVDTRRRKWTIADVGKQKKLHTFTGIDFTEALYPVFGTYNPDLVSVEMTLRTGSEISAFPPFLKGF